A single window of Pseudarthrobacter psychrotolerans DNA harbors:
- a CDS encoding hotdog fold thioesterase, whose product MTAVSPDAAAPDATAHGATPWKIVLGELDEKMGVKILEESVERVVATMPVEGNRQSFGLLHGGASLAVGEAVGSWAAVIHASTLGKTAVGVDVSATHHRSAREGQITITATPIHLGGTLTTHEVLITNDAGQRLCTLRITNLLMKPKK is encoded by the coding sequence ATGACCGCCGTATCCCCGGACGCCGCCGCGCCGGACGCCACTGCCCATGGCGCCACCCCGTGGAAGATCGTCCTCGGCGAGCTCGACGAGAAGATGGGAGTGAAAATCCTGGAGGAATCGGTGGAGCGCGTGGTGGCGACGATGCCTGTGGAGGGCAACAGGCAGTCGTTCGGGTTGCTGCACGGCGGCGCGTCCCTGGCGGTGGGCGAGGCCGTGGGCTCCTGGGCGGCCGTGATCCACGCCAGCACGTTGGGGAAAACTGCCGTGGGGGTGGACGTCTCCGCGACGCATCACCGCTCCGCACGCGAAGGCCAGATCACCATCACTGCCACGCCCATCCACCTCGGCGGCACCCTGACCACGCACGAGGTCCTGATCACCAACGACGCCGGCCAGCGCCTCTGCACGCTGCGCATCACCAATCTGCTGATGAAGCCGAAGAAGTAG
- the paaZ gene encoding phenylacetic acid degradation bifunctional protein PaaZ: MTTTAEATVDTVQTVPSFVQDSWWTPDAGSAASAVPVRDASTGEILAKVSTEGLDLSAVVDYGRTTGQAELGKLTFHQRALKLKELAQYLNARREHFYTFSAQTGATKIDSMIDIDGGIGVLFTFGSKGRRELPNSQVVVDGPMEVLSKDGSFVAEHIYTRIPGVAVQINAFNFPVWGMLEKLAPAFLAGVPTIVKPATPTGYVAAAVVKAIIESNILPKGSLQLISGSVRGLLDVLDYRDLVAFTGSASTALSLKSHPNVVQGGVRFTSETDSLNAAILGPDAVEGTPEFDAFIKSVVTEMTVKAGQKCTSIRRAIVPQELVPAVIAAIGMRVDERVVLGDPRADGVTMGALASLEQLADVRAAVQSMLDAGGELAYGTLDSPSVTSAGGATGVVDAGAYMSPVVLSWADAEADAIHSLEAFGPVASVIGYKDLPDAVRLAARGGGSLVASVCTNDPAVARELVTGIAAHHGRVLMLNREDARSSTGHGSPVPHLVHGGPGRAGGGEELGGIRSVMHHMQRTAIQGSPNMLTAVTGLWHTGADRNFTVETEGAHPFRKSLASLRIGDAVRSGLREVSLADITAFANSTGDTFYAHTNQEAAEANPFFPGIVAHGYLLLSWAAGLFVDPAPGPVLANYGLENLRFITPVAAGDSIRVTLTAKKITPRETDEYGEVAWDALLTNQNDDIVATYDVLTLVEK, encoded by the coding sequence ATGACCACCACTGCCGAAGCTACAGTCGACACCGTCCAGACCGTTCCCAGTTTTGTACAGGATTCCTGGTGGACGCCCGACGCCGGTTCGGCAGCCTCCGCTGTCCCCGTGCGGGATGCGAGCACCGGGGAAATCCTGGCCAAGGTGAGTACCGAGGGCCTGGACCTTTCCGCCGTCGTGGATTACGGCCGCACCACAGGACAGGCGGAACTGGGCAAGCTGACCTTCCACCAGCGCGCGCTGAAGCTCAAGGAGCTGGCGCAGTACCTGAACGCCCGGCGCGAGCATTTCTACACGTTTTCGGCCCAGACCGGTGCCACCAAGATCGACTCGATGATCGACATCGACGGCGGAATCGGCGTCCTCTTCACGTTCGGGTCCAAGGGCCGGCGCGAGCTGCCCAATTCGCAGGTGGTGGTGGACGGCCCCATGGAGGTGCTGTCCAAGGACGGTTCGTTCGTGGCCGAGCACATCTACACGCGGATCCCCGGCGTCGCGGTGCAGATCAACGCGTTCAACTTCCCGGTCTGGGGCATGCTGGAGAAACTCGCGCCCGCCTTCCTCGCAGGGGTCCCCACCATCGTCAAGCCGGCCACGCCCACCGGGTACGTGGCCGCGGCCGTGGTGAAGGCGATCATCGAATCCAACATCCTGCCGAAGGGCTCGCTGCAGCTGATTTCCGGCTCCGTCCGCGGACTCCTGGACGTGCTGGACTACCGCGACCTGGTGGCTTTCACCGGTTCCGCGTCCACCGCGCTGTCCCTGAAGTCGCACCCCAATGTGGTGCAGGGCGGCGTCCGGTTCACGTCCGAAACGGACTCGCTCAACGCCGCCATTCTGGGCCCCGATGCGGTGGAGGGCACCCCCGAATTCGACGCCTTCATCAAGTCCGTGGTCACCGAAATGACGGTTAAGGCGGGCCAGAAGTGCACGTCCATCCGCCGCGCCATCGTCCCGCAGGAGCTGGTGCCGGCGGTGATCGCCGCGATCGGCATGCGCGTGGATGAGCGGGTGGTGCTGGGGGATCCCCGCGCCGACGGTGTCACCATGGGCGCTTTGGCGTCGCTTGAGCAGCTCGCCGACGTCCGCGCCGCGGTGCAGTCAATGCTCGACGCCGGCGGGGAGCTTGCGTACGGAACGCTCGATTCGCCGTCCGTCACCTCTGCCGGCGGCGCCACTGGCGTGGTGGATGCTGGCGCGTATATGTCGCCGGTGGTGCTGAGCTGGGCTGACGCGGAGGCTGACGCGATCCACTCCCTGGAGGCGTTCGGCCCGGTTGCCTCGGTGATCGGATACAAGGACCTACCCGACGCCGTCCGCCTCGCCGCCCGGGGCGGCGGCTCCCTCGTGGCATCGGTCTGCACCAACGATCCGGCCGTAGCCCGCGAACTCGTCACCGGGATCGCCGCCCACCACGGCCGCGTCCTGATGCTCAACCGCGAGGACGCCCGCAGCTCCACCGGCCACGGTTCCCCGGTGCCGCACCTGGTCCACGGCGGCCCCGGCCGGGCCGGCGGCGGCGAGGAGCTGGGCGGCATCCGCTCGGTCATGCACCACATGCAGCGCACCGCCATCCAGGGTTCGCCCAACATGCTCACCGCCGTCACCGGCCTCTGGCACACCGGGGCGGACCGGAACTTCACGGTGGAGACCGAGGGGGCGCACCCGTTCCGGAAGTCCCTGGCTTCGTTGCGGATCGGCGACGCCGTCCGGTCCGGGCTGCGTGAAGTGTCGTTGGCGGACATCACGGCGTTCGCGAACTCCACCGGCGATACCTTCTATGCCCACACCAACCAGGAAGCCGCCGAAGCCAACCCGTTCTTTCCGGGGATTGTGGCGCACGGGTACCTGCTCCTGAGCTGGGCCGCCGGACTGTTTGTGGACCCTGCGCCGGGTCCGGTCCTGGCCAACTACGGCCTGGAGAACCTCCGCTTCATCACACCTGTGGCTGCCGGGGATTCCATCCGGGTCACCCTGACGGCCAAGAAGATCACGCCGCGCGAAACCGACGAGTACGGCGAGGTGGCCTGGGACGCGCTGCTGACCAACCAGAACGACGACATCGTGGCAACCTACGACGTCCTGACCCTCGTCGAAAAGTAG